One part of the Andrena cerasifolii isolate SP2316 chromosome 4, iyAndCera1_principal, whole genome shotgun sequence genome encodes these proteins:
- the LOC143367920 gene encoding uncharacterized protein LOC143367920 produces MSPLYNFFLPTAGASIDSDHNKKETAPLRTDVDFRSKTDKEHHNGTSIIEKISGIHMINSFPLDYMHLICLGVVKKLLSLWCCGKPRTKISLKSQCKISLSLINLSGSMPKEFMRKPRSLDILKRWKATEFRQFLLYTGPVVLLKNISDDRYLNFLALHAAFVILTHRKYFSQLDYAVKLLEYFVESFELLYDPKHVSHNVHNLLHLVDDVRNHGPVDEFSCFPFENFLQSIKKCIRKSEEPLQQIVKRQLEKSRFSIEAVHSPSVYPIFQTEHSRGPLIEGINNAKQFKRISFSNFILQIRHPNNCCRLNDGSIIIIENIIVSENEQKIIGRKFLQLLDFYDNPCNSTELGIFQTPSNNNLGPRQIFNVAEIAYKCVKLETSDNVQIFPLLHSTLPKCN; encoded by the exons atgtcaccattgtacaacttctttttaccgaccgca ggcgcttcgatcgattcggaccataacaaaaaggagacggcccccttaaggacAGATGTTGATTTTAGATCAAAAACTGACAAAGAACACCATAATGGAActtcaattatagaaaaaatttctgGCATCCATATGATCAATTCATTTCCGCTAGATTACATGCATTTAATTTGTCTAGGCGTAGTGAAAAAATTACTTTCTCTGTGGTGTTGTGGCAAACCCAGAACCAAAATCTCACTAAAATCACAATGCAAAATATCCCTTTCACTTATAAACCTATCTGGCAGCATGCCCAAAGAATTTATGAGAAAACCTCGAAGTTTGGATATTTTAAAACGGTGGAAAGCAACTGAATTCCGTCAATTTTTATTGTACACGGGACCAGTTgttttactaaaaaatataagtgacgataggtatttaaattttcttgcccTTCACGCCGCATTTGTCATTTTAACTCACCGAAAATATTTTAGTCAACTCGATTATGCAGTAaaattattagagtattttgtTGAAAGCTTCGAATTGTTATATGACCCAAAACACGTCTCACACAACGTTCACAACCTTTTACACTTGGTAGATGACGTCAGAAATCACGGACCAGTTGATGAGTTTAGTTGCTTTCCGTTTGAAAACTTTTtacaaagtattaaaaaatgtattaggAAGAGTGAAGAACCTTTGCAACAGATAGTGAAACGGCAACTAGAAAAATCGCGTTTTAGTATAGAAGCAGTACATAGTCCGTCTGTATATCCGATTTTCCAAACGGAACATTCTCGTGGTCCATTAATAGAAGGTATTAATAATGCAAAGCAATTTAAACGTATTAGtttcagtaattttattttacaaatccGGCATCCTAACAATTGCTGCCGTCTCAACGATGGCAGCATTATTATTATAGAAAACATTATCGTATccgaaaacgaacaaaaaataataggcagaaaatttttacaattgcTAGATTTTTATGACAATCCGTGTAATTCTACCGAGTTAGGAATTTTTCAAACGCCATCCAATAACAACTTAGGTCCTCGTCAAATTTTCAATGTAGCAGAAATAGCGTATAAATGTGTAAAATTAGAAACTTCAGATAACGTTCAAATTTTCCCCCTCCTTCACTCCACTCTTCCGAAATGCAATTAA